TATTCACTGGCTTCTGTCACGCGGGTTTCATGTCTTTGGAGCGGAATTAAGCGAGATTGCGATCATTGATCTTTTCAAAGACCTCAACATCACTCCAAAAATCATAGAAAGCGGGGCGATGAAACAGTATCAAGGCGATCATATTGATATTTTTGTCGGGGACTTTTTTAAACTTGAACCCCAACAAATTGGCAAAATAGATGCTGTCTATGACCGGGGCGCTTTTGTTGCCCTGCCCGATGATATGCGCCAAAACTATTCGACCCATTTAATGGCGATCACACAAAAGGCCCCCCAGCTGCTTTTGGCTTTGGAATATGACATCAGCCTTTATCAAGGCCCGCCGTTTCATATTTCGCAAGAAGAAATCGAACACCATTACGGGAAAAACTATAACCTTGCTCTAAAAAATACCGTGCATCTTCCCGATGCCTTGCGCATTCCTGTTGATGAAAAAGGCTGGTTTCTCATGCCAAAAACATCCTGATGCACGGACAATAAAACATATAGGTTGATGCAAATGATTTTCTCTTTTAGTCTGATCACAGCAAAAAGAGGAAAAGATGAAAAAGCTTCTGCTGGTCGAAGATGTTAAATTCTTCAACGCCCTGGTTGAAAAACACGTCAAACGCAACCTTGATGTCGAGGTTGTGTCCTGCACCAGTTATCAGGAAGCTGTGACAGCCCTGAAAGGCGGGGGGAGTGAATATTTCCTCGCCATTTTGGACTTAAACCTTCCCGATGCCCCAGATGGGGAAATTGTTGATCTGGTGATTGGCTACGATGTCCCTGCTGTTGTTTTCTCTGCCCATTTTAGCGAAGACCTGCGCGATCAGATCCTGTCCAAGAACGTTATTGATTATGTGGTCAAACAAAACCCGTCCAGTCTGGACTATCTGGTCTCCCTGATTTCACGGCTTTATTACAATCGCAATTACAAAGTCCTGATTGTGGATGATTCCACAACCGCACGCAAATATGTCTGTGACCTGATGACACGCTATCAATTTCAGGTTCTTGAAGCAAAAGACGGCTATGAAGCGTTAAAGGAACTGGAACAGCATCCTGATATCAAGCTTGTTATTACAGATTACAATATGCCGGAAATGGATGGGT
This sequence is a window from Terasakiella sp. SH-1. Protein-coding genes within it:
- the tmpT gene encoding thiopurine S-methyltransferase, with amino-acid sequence MEADFWHECWEKNQIGFHEKEFNSTLVHYFEELPIGQDARIFVPLCGKTRDIHWLLSRGFHVFGAELSEIAIIDLFKDLNITPKIIESGAMKQYQGDHIDIFVGDFFKLEPQQIGKIDAVYDRGAFVALPDDMRQNYSTHLMAITQKAPQLLLALEYDISLYQGPPFHISQEEIEHHYGKNYNLALKNTVHLPDALRIPVDEKGWFLMPKTS